The Paraburkholderia acidisoli genome contains a region encoding:
- the corA gene encoding magnesium/cobalt transporter CorA, protein MLINCVAYQGGKKLADISVESISDYLAKPECFVWVALKEPDAGEMAAMKEEFGLHDLAIEDVMIGNQRPKIEDYGDTLFSVIHTIEMGDDGEIILGQVNVFAGPNFVISVRHRALQGLQDVRARCEREPELLREGSGFVLYAILDSIVDRYGPVLETLATEIEELEDRIFEKHDLAGSRAIIEDLYSLKRRLVILAHHITPLVDAVGKLVGGRVPQICVGMQAYYRDVYDHLTRVSNMIDARREMIVTAISVNLGMISLAENEVTKRLGSFAALFAVPTMIAGIYGMNFEHIPELHYKYGYETCLAMMAVIDVFLFFLFRRIGWL, encoded by the coding sequence ATGCTCATCAACTGCGTCGCGTATCAAGGCGGCAAGAAGCTGGCCGACATTTCGGTCGAGTCCATCAGCGATTATCTGGCGAAGCCCGAGTGCTTCGTCTGGGTGGCGCTCAAGGAGCCCGACGCGGGCGAAATGGCCGCGATGAAGGAAGAATTCGGCCTGCACGATCTCGCCATCGAAGACGTGATGATCGGCAACCAGCGCCCCAAGATCGAGGATTACGGCGACACGCTGTTCAGCGTGATCCACACGATCGAAATGGGCGACGACGGCGAGATCATCCTCGGCCAGGTCAATGTGTTTGCCGGCCCCAATTTCGTGATCTCCGTGCGTCACCGCGCGCTGCAAGGCCTCCAGGACGTGCGCGCCCGCTGCGAGCGCGAGCCCGAATTGCTCCGCGAAGGCTCGGGCTTCGTGCTCTACGCGATCCTCGACAGCATCGTCGACCGCTACGGCCCGGTGCTCGAAACGCTCGCCACCGAGATCGAGGAGCTGGAAGACCGCATCTTCGAGAAGCACGATCTCGCGGGCTCGCGCGCCATCATCGAAGATCTGTATTCGCTCAAGCGCCGCCTCGTGATCCTCGCGCATCACATCACGCCGCTCGTGGACGCCGTCGGCAAGCTCGTGGGCGGCCGCGTGCCGCAGATCTGCGTGGGCATGCAGGCGTATTACCGCGATGTCTACGATCATCTGACTCGCGTTTCCAACATGATCGACGCGCGCCGCGAAATGATCGTCACGGCCATTTCCGTCAATCTCGGCATGATCTCCCTCGCCGAGAACGAGGTGACCAAGCGGCTCGGCTCGTTCGCGGCGCTGTTCGCCGTGCCCACGATGATTGCGGGTATCTACGGGATGAACTTCGAGCACATTCCCGAGCTACATTACAAGTACGGCTACGAAACCTGTCTTGCGATGATGGCCGTCATCGACGTGTTCCTGTTTTTCCTGTTCCGCCGCATCGGCTGGCTCTGA
- a CDS encoding sugar ABC transporter substrate-binding protein, producing the protein MNSRIRRRILLAASALTTTAITGTLPLAARAQTGQKPKVALVMKSLANEFFLTMENGAKDYQKHNASQFDLVTNGIKNETDTSAQIQIVEQMIVSKVDAIVLAPADSKALVPVVKKAVDAGIIVVNIDNRLDPDVLKSKDLNVPFVGPDNKKGARLVGDYLAKKLKAGDQVGIVEGVSTTTNAQQRTAGFKDAMQAINAKIVSTQSGEWEIDKGNAVASAMLNEYPDLKALLCGNDNMAIGAVSAVRAAGKQGKVYVVGYDNIDAIKPMLKDGRVLATADQYAAKQAVFGIDTALKAIKEHKKQAELSGIVETPVVLVTK; encoded by the coding sequence ATGAACTCCCGCATTCGCCGCCGCATTCTCCTCGCCGCCAGCGCGCTCACCACGACCGCGATCACCGGCACCTTGCCGCTCGCCGCGCGCGCGCAAACCGGCCAGAAGCCCAAGGTCGCGCTCGTCATGAAGTCGCTCGCCAACGAGTTCTTCCTCACCATGGAGAACGGCGCGAAGGACTACCAGAAGCACAATGCTTCGCAGTTCGACCTCGTCACCAACGGCATCAAGAACGAAACCGACACTTCCGCGCAGATCCAGATCGTCGAACAGATGATCGTCTCGAAGGTCGACGCCATCGTGCTCGCGCCGGCGGACTCGAAGGCGCTCGTGCCGGTCGTGAAGAAGGCCGTGGACGCGGGCATCATCGTGGTCAACATCGACAACCGGCTCGACCCCGACGTGCTCAAGTCGAAGGACCTGAACGTGCCGTTCGTGGGCCCGGACAACAAGAAGGGCGCGCGGCTCGTGGGCGACTATCTCGCGAAGAAGCTCAAGGCGGGCGATCAGGTCGGCATTGTCGAGGGCGTCTCGACCACGACCAACGCCCAGCAGCGCACGGCAGGCTTCAAGGACGCCATGCAGGCGATCAACGCGAAGATCGTCTCCACCCAGTCGGGCGAATGGGAAATCGACAAGGGCAACGCGGTGGCTTCGGCCATGCTCAACGAGTATCCCGACCTCAAGGCGCTCCTGTGCGGCAACGACAACATGGCGATCGGCGCCGTGTCGGCGGTGCGCGCGGCGGGCAAGCAGGGCAAGGTGTACGTGGTCGGCTACGACAACATCGACGCCATCAAGCCCATGCTCAAGGACGGCCGCGTGCTCGCCACCGCCGACCAGTACGCCGCTAAACAAGCCGTGTTCGGCATCGACACCGCGCTCAAGGCGATCAAGGAACACAAGAAGCAAGCCGAGCTGTCGGGCATCGTCGAAACGCCCGTGGTGCTGGTCACGAAGTAA
- a CDS encoding sugar ABC transporter ATP-binding protein — MDAIAPEVASSAPAVLTVSGVGKTYEQPVLADVSLALHAGEVLALTGENGAGKSTLSRIVAGLTAPSTGAMTLLGAPYAPASRREAEALGVRMVMQELNLLPTLTVAENLFLDRLPQAGRLRFGWIDRSRLRADARAAMAQVGLDAIDPDTLVGELGIGHQQLVEIARNLIGSTSGGSGASDGEAATGSADMRVLILDEPTAMLTGREVELLFEQIARLKARGVAIVYISHRLEELERIAQRVAVLRDGKLVRVDAMANLTPERIVALMVGRELGERIDLGQRRIGAPLLKVDGLTRGKVVREVSFEVRAGEIFGVSGLIGAGRTELMRLIYGADAKDAGSVALAPQPGAAPATVEIGSPRDAVKLGIALITEDRKGEGLLLPQPVAANVTLGNVGAVSRYGVVDAARESTLARTQIDALRIRTAGPAQPVGELSGGNQQKVVIGRWLARDIGHPLRVVLFDEPTRGIDVGAKFDIYALMGALAREGRALVVVSSDLRELMLICDRIGVMSAGRMTAVFGRDEWTQDKLLAAAFAGLRAEDALLADAADLPEIDQETKPERSDAARDRHEGQDGPRGSAS, encoded by the coding sequence ATGGATGCAATTGCCCCCGAGGTAGCGTCTTCCGCGCCCGCCGTGCTCACGGTGTCCGGCGTGGGCAAGACCTACGAGCAGCCGGTGCTCGCCGACGTCAGCCTTGCGCTGCACGCGGGCGAGGTGCTCGCGCTCACGGGTGAAAACGGCGCGGGCAAGAGCACGCTGTCGCGCATCGTCGCGGGGCTCACGGCGCCCAGCACGGGCGCCATGACGCTGCTGGGCGCGCCTTACGCGCCGGCCAGCCGCCGCGAGGCCGAGGCGCTGGGCGTGCGCATGGTGATGCAGGAACTCAATCTCCTGCCCACGCTGACCGTCGCCGAAAACCTGTTTCTCGACCGCTTGCCGCAGGCGGGGCGGTTGCGCTTTGGCTGGATCGACCGTTCGCGGCTGCGCGCCGACGCGCGCGCGGCGATGGCCCAGGTCGGGCTGGACGCAATCGATCCCGATACGCTCGTGGGCGAGCTCGGCATCGGGCATCAGCAGCTCGTGGAGATCGCGCGCAACCTGATCGGTAGCACGAGCGGCGGATCCGGTGCGTCCGATGGTGAGGCGGCAACCGGATCGGCGGACATGCGCGTGCTGATCCTCGACGAGCCCACGGCCATGCTCACCGGCCGCGAGGTCGAGCTGCTGTTCGAGCAGATCGCGCGGCTCAAGGCGCGCGGCGTGGCGATCGTCTATATCTCGCACCGCCTCGAGGAACTGGAACGCATCGCGCAACGCGTGGCGGTGCTGCGCGACGGCAAGCTCGTCCGCGTGGACGCCATGGCGAACCTCACGCCCGAGCGCATTGTCGCGCTGATGGTCGGGCGCGAGCTGGGCGAGCGCATCGATCTCGGCCAGCGCCGGATCGGCGCGCCCTTGCTGAAGGTCGACGGCCTCACGCGCGGCAAGGTCGTGCGCGAGGTGTCGTTCGAAGTGCGCGCGGGCGAGATTTTCGGCGTCTCGGGGTTGATCGGCGCGGGCCGCACCGAGCTGATGCGGCTCATCTACGGCGCCGACGCGAAGGACGCCGGCAGCGTGGCGCTCGCGCCGCAGCCGGGCGCCGCGCCCGCGACCGTGGAGATCGGCTCGCCCCGCGACGCCGTGAAGCTCGGCATCGCGCTCATCACCGAGGACCGCAAGGGCGAAGGCCTCTTGCTGCCGCAGCCGGTGGCGGCGAACGTGACGCTCGGCAACGTGGGCGCCGTCTCGCGCTACGGCGTGGTGGACGCGGCGCGCGAAAGCACGCTCGCGCGCACGCAGATCGATGCGCTGCGCATTCGCACGGCGGGCCCGGCGCAACCGGTCGGCGAGCTGTCGGGCGGCAATCAGCAGAAGGTCGTGATTGGCCGCTGGCTCGCGCGCGACATCGGTCACCCGTTGCGCGTGGTGCTGTTCGACGAACCGACGCGCGGCATCGACGTCGGCGCGAAGTTCGACATTTATGCGCTGATGGGCGCGCTCGCCCGCGAGGGCCGCGCGCTCGTGGTGGTGTCGAGCGATCTGCGCGAGCTGATGCTGATCTGCGACCGTATCGGCGTGATGTCGGCGGGGCGGATGACGGCGGTGTTCGGCCGCGACGAATGGACCCAGGACAAGCTGCTGGCCGCGGCCTTCGCCGGCTTGCGCGCCGAGGACGCGCTGCTGGCCGACGCCGCGGACCTGCCTGAGATCGATCAGGAGACGAAGCCGGAGCGCAGCGACGCGGCGCGGGACCGGCACGAAGGCCAAGACGGCCCACGAGGGAGCGCTTCATGA
- a CDS encoding methyl-accepting chemotaxis protein — protein sequence MKKGISIKARIGLTMGFLAALIVAISALGLLGLTRSNDAYRDTFTNQMPSSHAVNLAEIYAARERLALDRAAFQLGTPDAAATLDRAKEMRGVSDEFWKKYMALPRGAEEQRLAQDVITQRDTLHQIADQFAATVAAGDQAKVLEGAKALKNAYDGLSKADAALDKLQMEQARKGFEDAQDAFAELRIAAIVALLVGIGAAVFSFLSLRRAIAEPLGEALGAFQAIAAGDLRRPVVVRRHDEMGELLGGVAQMQRSLTDTVRSVRSGTESIATATRQIAAGNTDLSSRTEEQASALQETASSMEELTGTVRQNADNARQASALAANASEIANKGNAVVNQVVGTMGDINQSSAKIAEIITIIEGIAFQTNILALNAAVEAARAGEEGRGFAVVAGEVRSLAQRSSAAAKEIKGLIDTSVERVQAGSALVDEAGRTMNEIIGAVQRVTDIMGEIAAASQEQSGGIEQVARAVTQMDEVTQQNAALVEEAAAAAQSLEDQAGRLREAVSVFTLDEGTVSTGSAGFKAAAVAPVKPLGRPAAASAVKAARRSVSAPAPRSSAAPAAKPAAKVAEPVMAAPAAVAASNDDWETF from the coding sequence ATGAAAAAGGGCATCAGCATCAAGGCGCGCATCGGCCTCACGATGGGTTTTCTCGCGGCGTTGATCGTCGCCATCAGCGCATTGGGGCTGCTCGGCCTCACGCGCTCGAACGACGCGTATCGCGATACGTTCACGAATCAGATGCCCAGTTCGCACGCGGTCAATCTCGCGGAGATCTACGCGGCACGCGAGCGTCTCGCACTCGACCGCGCGGCGTTCCAGCTCGGCACGCCCGACGCGGCCGCGACGCTCGATCGCGCGAAGGAGATGCGCGGCGTCTCCGACGAGTTCTGGAAGAAGTACATGGCGCTGCCGCGCGGCGCCGAGGAACAGCGCCTCGCGCAGGACGTGATCACGCAGCGCGACACGCTGCATCAGATCGCCGACCAGTTCGCGGCAACGGTCGCGGCCGGCGATCAGGCCAAGGTGCTCGAAGGCGCCAAGGCGCTCAAGAACGCCTACGACGGTCTCTCCAAGGCCGACGCAGCGCTCGACAAGCTGCAGATGGAGCAGGCCCGCAAGGGTTTCGAGGACGCGCAGGATGCGTTCGCCGAACTGCGCATCGCGGCGATCGTCGCGCTGCTGGTTGGCATTGGCGCGGCGGTGTTCTCGTTTCTCTCGCTGCGCCGCGCGATCGCGGAACCGCTCGGCGAGGCGCTGGGCGCGTTTCAGGCGATCGCCGCGGGCGACCTGCGCCGTCCCGTGGTGGTGCGCCGTCACGACGAAATGGGCGAATTGCTGGGCGGCGTCGCGCAGATGCAGCGCAGCCTGACGGACACGGTGCGCTCGGTGCGTTCGGGCACCGAATCGATCGCCACGGCCACGCGCCAGATCGCGGCGGGCAACACCGACCTGTCCTCGCGCACCGAGGAGCAGGCGAGCGCGCTGCAGGAAACCGCATCGAGCATGGAAGAGCTGACCGGCACCGTGCGCCAGAACGCCGATAACGCCCGCCAGGCGAGCGCGCTCGCCGCGAACGCCTCGGAGATCGCCAACAAGGGCAATGCGGTGGTGAATCAGGTGGTCGGCACAATGGGCGACATCAACCAGAGTTCGGCCAAGATCGCCGAAATCATCACGATCATCGAAGGCATCGCGTTCCAGACCAATATTCTCGCGCTCAACGCGGCCGTGGAAGCGGCGCGCGCGGGCGAGGAAGGGCGCGGCTTCGCCGTGGTGGCGGGCGAGGTGCGCAGCCTCGCGCAACGCTCGTCGGCGGCGGCCAAGGAGATCAAGGGGCTCATCGACACCTCGGTCGAGCGCGTGCAAGCCGGGTCCGCCCTCGTGGACGAAGCGGGCCGCACGATGAACGAGATCATCGGCGCGGTGCAGCGCGTGACCGACATCATGGGCGAGATCGCGGCGGCGTCGCAGGAACAGTCGGGCGGCATCGAGCAGGTCGCGCGCGCCGTCACGCAGATGGACGAGGTGACGCAGCAGAACGCGGCACTGGTCGAGGAGGCGGCCGCCGCGGCGCAGTCGCTCGAAGACCAGGCGGGGCGTCTGCGCGAGGCGGTGTCCGTGTTCACGCTCGACGAAGGCACGGTATCAACAGGATCGGCGGGGTTCAAGGCGGCGGCTGTGGCGCCGGTGAAGCCGCTCGGGCGTCCCGCTGCCGCTAGCGCCGTCAAGGCCGCCAGGCGGTCCGTGAGCGCGCCTGCGCCGCGATCGTCCGCCGCACCGGCCGCGAAGCCCGCTGCGAAGGTGGCGGAGCCAGTCATGGCCGCGCCGGCCGCCGTCGCCGCCTCGAACGACGACTGGGAAACCTTCTGA
- the rbsK gene encoding ribokinase, which yields MDLVARAPRLPSPGETLAGSAFAQVPGGKGGNQAVAAARLGAEVSMIGRVGSDSNGGILRAGLTAEGIDCGGLETSQHAPTGVALIVVDDASQNAIVIVAGSNGEVTPRTIARHEAVLAQADVVVCQLETPLDAVAAALQTARRFGKLTILNPAPATGPLPAAWLPLIDYLVPNELEAATLTGLPASTPEDAARAALALRDAGARNVLVTLGAQGVCALLDGTAPTHLPAPSVQAVDTTAAGDTFIGALAARLAAGEAPPRAIAFALRAASISVTRAGAQPSIPTLDEL from the coding sequence ATGGATCTCGTCGCGCGCGCGCCGCGCTTGCCGAGTCCCGGCGAAACGCTCGCGGGCAGCGCGTTCGCGCAGGTGCCGGGCGGCAAGGGCGGCAACCAGGCTGTCGCGGCCGCACGGCTTGGCGCGGAGGTCTCGATGATCGGCCGCGTGGGCTCCGACAGCAACGGCGGCATCCTGCGCGCCGGTCTGACCGCCGAAGGTATCGACTGCGGCGGCCTCGAAACCTCGCAGCACGCGCCCACGGGCGTCGCGCTGATCGTGGTCGACGACGCGAGCCAGAACGCCATCGTCATCGTCGCGGGCAGCAACGGCGAAGTCACGCCGCGCACCATCGCGCGCCACGAAGCGGTGCTCGCCCAGGCCGACGTCGTGGTCTGCCAGCTCGAAACGCCTCTCGACGCCGTGGCGGCCGCGCTCCAGACCGCGCGCCGGTTCGGCAAGCTCACCATCCTCAATCCGGCGCCCGCCACCGGGCCGCTCCCCGCGGCATGGCTGCCGCTCATCGACTACCTCGTCCCCAACGAACTCGAAGCCGCGACGCTCACGGGCCTGCCCGCGAGCACGCCCGAGGACGCCGCGCGCGCCGCGCTCGCGCTGCGCGATGCGGGCGCGCGCAACGTGCTCGTGACGCTCGGCGCGCAAGGCGTCTGCGCGCTGCTCGACGGCACCGCGCCCACGCATCTGCCCGCGCCCAGCGTCCAGGCCGTGGATACCACGGCGGCGGGCGACACCTTCATTGGAGCGCTGGCCGCGCGTCTCGCGGCAGGCGAGGCGCCGCCGCGCGCGATTGCTTTCGCGCTGCGGGCCGCGTCGATTTCGGTCACGCGCGCGGGCGCGCAGCCTTCGATTCCCACGCTCGACGAGCTGTGA
- a CDS encoding LacI family DNA-binding transcriptional regulator, whose protein sequence is MATIKDVAAVAGVSFTTVSHVVNNSRPVSADVRAKVERAIRELNYVPSAVARSLKARATATVGLLVPNGTNPYFAELARGVEDACARKGYCVFFCNSDDDPVKQRNYLRVLQEKRIDGLIVASAGDDDVLAATLADTREPIVVVDRNIEGLDADLVQIDHERGAWLATRHLLELGHVRIGCITGPVTAAVSAMRMHGFLRALSERGIKIPQGAIVESDFSGAGGYRAAAELFETIKPTAIFAGNDMMAIGALRAAAERGLRVPGDCSIIGFDDIEIGNFTWPALSTVGQPARALGEMAALTLIERIGTERKEGQKVRRRVMPATLYPRESTAPWSGEEDRSALAA, encoded by the coding sequence ATGGCGACGATCAAGGATGTGGCCGCCGTGGCGGGGGTGTCTTTCACGACGGTGTCGCATGTGGTGAACAACTCGCGTCCGGTGTCGGCGGACGTGCGGGCGAAGGTCGAGCGCGCGATCCGCGAGCTCAACTACGTGCCGTCGGCGGTGGCGCGCTCGCTCAAGGCGCGCGCGACCGCAACGGTGGGTCTGCTCGTGCCGAACGGCACCAACCCGTATTTCGCCGAGCTGGCGCGCGGCGTTGAAGACGCCTGCGCGCGCAAAGGCTACTGCGTGTTCTTCTGCAACTCGGACGACGATCCGGTCAAGCAGCGCAACTATCTGCGCGTGCTGCAGGAAAAGCGTATCGACGGTTTGATCGTGGCTTCGGCCGGCGACGACGACGTGCTGGCCGCGACGCTCGCCGACACGCGCGAGCCGATCGTGGTGGTGGATCGCAACATCGAAGGCCTCGACGCCGACCTCGTGCAGATCGACCACGAACGCGGCGCCTGGCTCGCCACGCGCCATCTGCTCGAACTCGGCCACGTGCGCATCGGTTGCATCACCGGTCCGGTCACGGCGGCGGTGAGCGCGATGCGCATGCACGGCTTTTTGCGCGCGCTCTCGGAGCGCGGCATCAAGATCCCGCAAGGCGCGATCGTCGAGAGCGATTTTTCGGGCGCGGGCGGTTATCGCGCGGCGGCCGAACTGTTCGAGACCATCAAGCCGACCGCGATCTTCGCGGGTAACGACATGATGGCGATCGGCGCCTTGCGCGCGGCCGCGGAGCGCGGTTTGCGCGTGCCGGGCGACTGCTCGATCATCGGTTTCGACGATATCGAGATCGGCAATTTCACGTGGCCGGCGCTCTCGACGGTGGGCCAGCCGGCCCGCGCGCTTGGCGAAATGGCCGCGCTCACGCTGATCGAGCGCATCGGCACCGAGCGTAAGGAAGGTCAGAAGGTGCGCCGCCGCGTGATGCCGGCGACGCTGTATCCGCGTGAGTCGACGGCGCCGTGGAGCGGCGAGGAAGATCGCTCGGCGCTGGCTGCCTGA
- a CDS encoding ABC transporter permease, translating into MTNEPLRGQPEGERTSAPGAGAGNTPATASGKPAGTRFGLSNYLGLALALVAMIVLFSLLSSHFLTYDTFSTIANQIPDLVVMSVGMTFVLIIAGIDLSVGSVLALGASVVSVAALKWGWGALPAAVAGLLAAAATGTLTGAVTVGWRIPSFIVSLGVLEAARGLAYQMTNSRTAYIGDAFDFLSNPIAFGISPAFLIAVAVMVIAQLTLTRTVFGRYLVGIGTNEEAVRLAGVDPRPYKIIVFALMGALSGLAALFQISRLEAADPNAGVGLELQVIAAVVIGGTSLMGGRGSVISTFFGVLIISVLAAGLAQIGANEPTKRIITGAVIVVAVVLDTYRSRRRTRKGNRT; encoded by the coding sequence ATGACGAACGAACCGTTGCGCGGACAACCGGAAGGTGAACGAACCAGTGCGCCCGGCGCGGGCGCGGGCAACACTCCGGCCACCGCGAGCGGCAAGCCCGCCGGCACGCGTTTCGGGCTGTCGAACTATCTGGGTCTCGCGCTCGCGCTGGTCGCGATGATCGTGCTGTTCTCGCTCCTGAGTTCGCACTTTCTTACCTACGATACCTTCAGTACCATCGCGAACCAGATTCCGGATCTCGTGGTGATGTCGGTCGGCATGACGTTCGTGCTCATCATCGCGGGCATCGACCTCTCCGTGGGCTCGGTGCTTGCGCTAGGCGCTTCGGTGGTGAGCGTGGCCGCGCTCAAGTGGGGCTGGGGCGCGTTGCCCGCGGCCGTGGCCGGCCTGCTGGCCGCGGCGGCGACGGGCACGCTCACGGGCGCGGTGACGGTGGGCTGGCGCATTCCGTCGTTCATCGTGTCGCTCGGCGTGCTGGAAGCGGCGCGCGGCCTCGCGTACCAGATGACGAATTCGCGCACGGCGTATATCGGCGATGCGTTCGATTTCCTCTCGAACCCGATCGCGTTCGGCATTTCGCCGGCGTTTTTGATCGCGGTGGCGGTGATGGTGATCGCGCAATTGACGCTCACGCGCACGGTGTTCGGCCGTTATCTGGTGGGTATCGGTACCAACGAGGAAGCGGTGCGGCTCGCGGGCGTGGATCCGCGGCCTTACAAGATCATCGTGTTCGCGTTGATGGGCGCGCTTTCCGGGCTCGCGGCGCTGTTCCAGATCTCGCGGCTCGAAGCCGCCGACCCGAACGCGGGCGTCGGGCTGGAACTGCAGGTGATCGCGGCCGTGGTGATCGGCGGCACGAGTTTGATGGGCGGGCGCGGTTCGGTCATCAGTACGTTTTTCGGCGTGCTGATCATCTCGGTGCTCGCGGCGGGGCTCGCGCAGATCGGCGCGAACGAGCCGACCAAGCGCATCATCACGGGCGCCGTGATCGTGGTGGCGGTCGTGCTCGACACGTATCGCAGCCGGCGCCGGACCCGCAAGGGCAACAGGACATAA
- a CDS encoding 2-keto-4-pentenoate hydratase has product MTHDDLAQRLVSARRQHQLIETLEPERLPPDAATAYAIQQAVIAGLGTTTGGWKIGARTPGGATSGAPLPATLVQASPARLERGTFFRVLVELEIAFRFSEPIAPRAEAYARDEVLARVGQVLPAIEIVDSRFGEWPNVAPLAQLADSQNNGALVTGHAQPYPTLARSLDFVAPELTLAFDGVSILPEAPGNPAGDPRELLVWFVNHCAAMGITIEPEWTITTGSYTGAHRIDAPGVLHGAIDGLGEVEIEFV; this is encoded by the coding sequence ATGACGCATGACGATCTCGCGCAACGCCTCGTGAGTGCGCGCCGCCAGCATCAGCTGATCGAAACGCTGGAGCCCGAACGCCTGCCGCCCGATGCGGCCACGGCTTACGCGATCCAGCAGGCCGTGATTGCCGGGCTCGGCACCACCACGGGCGGCTGGAAAATTGGCGCACGAACGCCGGGCGGCGCGACCTCGGGCGCGCCCCTTCCCGCGACGCTCGTGCAGGCCTCGCCGGCGCGGCTCGAACGCGGTACGTTTTTTCGCGTGCTGGTGGAGCTGGAAATCGCCTTCCGCTTTTCCGAACCCATCGCGCCGCGCGCCGAAGCTTACGCGCGTGACGAAGTGCTCGCACGCGTGGGGCAGGTGCTGCCCGCCATTGAAATTGTCGACAGCCGGTTTGGCGAATGGCCCAACGTCGCGCCGCTCGCCCAGCTCGCCGACTCGCAGAACAACGGCGCACTCGTGACGGGCCATGCGCAGCCTTACCCGACGCTCGCTCGCTCGCTCGACTTCGTGGCCCCCGAACTGACGCTGGCGTTCGACGGCGTGTCGATCTTGCCGGAAGCGCCGGGCAATCCCGCGGGCGACCCGCGCGAATTGCTGGTGTGGTTCGTCAACCATTGCGCCGCCATGGGTATCACGATCGAGCCCGAATGGACGATCACGACGGGCTCCTATACGGGCGCGCACCGAATCGATGCACCGGGTGTCCTGCACGGCGCCATCGACGGTCTCGGCGAAGTGGAAATCGAATTCGTTTAG